AGTTAAGCTGTTTCTACAAAGGCAGAAGAAAGTAATAGCAGGGAGTATGGGATGTGTCCTGAGTCTGGCAGATCCCTCTGCAGAACAAAACATATTCATATGAAGAATAGGAATGATGGGAGAGGAGATCAATGAGGCTTTCTAATGTCACAGTCAGAGCGTTTTCAGAGATACTGGCTTAACCTGGACCAATATTCAAACACTTGGAACTCCAGGGTCTGTGGCAGAAGGATTGCTGGTGCTAGGGGAGCTGCTTCTCCAATTGCAGACCTGTGTGATGAGTGCAGCCTATCATATTCCTTTCAGCTCCTGCACCAGAAAGACAAGGAAACCCAGGCCTCTTGGAGAAGGAAACTGATGCCTGGGATCACAAAACAACCACTGGGCAGAACCAAGACTAAAAGATCAGTGTTCCTCACCCTGCACTTGGTTCTCGCTCTCCTATGGacactcatttaaaaataataataaggatgTTTTTGTGTCAGTGATATTTTGGACCTCAACTCTGTGAATCTTCTCTGTAGAAAATGCTCCAATCTAGAACAACAGTAAGGACAAACATAATAGTACACATGTTTTCCTGATGTTTCTTCGGAGCCTTAAACATGAACTCTAGGTCTCAGGTTAAAATTGTGCTTTATGAAACTACTTCTTTTCTGGCTGATCTCACCCAATGGCTACCTGACTGTCCTAGTAAACTGTCATCTGaccttctttttaaatgtaccttGTGTTCTTCTGCCCTCTCAGGAAAAACTAAAGTACGATCATTTAAACATTTTCCTTTAGTGGAGAGGCATAAGTGTAGAAACATTTATGGaatctgtgtgtgagtgtgggtgtgtgtatatgtgtgtgtgtgtgtgtgtgtgtgtgtgtgtgtgttctgaaaACTGTAGTAAGAATCGATGGTAAATGTCCTGGGATTTGTACTTGTGGTTATCCCATACTCCTGTCACATCTTTGTGTAGTCTCTGTTAAAAATTCTCCTTAAATTACCTGGTTTGGGTGGGGCATCTATTTTTAGACAAAACTCTAAGGGATGCAGCAAATGGTAATAGGAGTAGCCTTAGAATCAGATCCTCAGATTTCTGTGGTTAGTTTGTTCACATATTTTAAGAATATGAATATTTGTGttgccagagaaattagacactGGTCAGACAGGCATGTGGTGACATCATGAGCCTTCACATGACCACCAGTGACATTATGGCATGAAGTCAGAGTGGAGGGCAAAGCACTTAAAGATCATTTGATGGTAGCATTGATTATGATCATGATAATATTGACTGTAAAATTACCaggaatttgattttaaattgttAGTAGTGGCAAATGAATCATTGATTTGAACTCCATGGCTTATCCTTTTTGGTCTCTTTCAGACATGCCCATTTGTAGGTAGCCGCTGTTAATGAGGCAGATTCCATGCCTGGTGTGGGATTTATTGGTGCAATAGCTTTGAGTTCAGATGCCTGCTGCCCTTGggtgaaagaaataaatatggatTCCACAGCCTTGAGGCACAAGCTGTCTGGAGCAAGATGAAGATAGTGCAAATAGATAAGCCCCAATCAGTGAGgtcaatagagagcctacagaataggagcaaatttttaccccaagtacatcagatagaacactagtctctagatatataaagaacttaaaaaaacttaacactaaaaaacaaataacccaatcaataaatgggctaaggaactgaacaaatatatgaaaaaagttcaacatctcttacaattagagaaatgcaaataaactactctaaggttttatctcactccagtcagaatggcagttattaagaatacaagcaataataagtgttggggaaaaaggcacactcttaaattgctggtaggactgcaaattggtgcaaccactctggaaagtagtatggagattccttagaaaacttggaatgaaaccaccatttaatccagctatcctactcctcagtctatacccaaaggacttaaaaacagcatactacattgatgcagccacatcaatgtgtatagcagcacaatttacaatagctaaattgtggaaccaacctaggtgtccttcaatagataaatggacaaagaaactgtggtatacatgcacaatgaaatattactcagcattaaaagaacaagatcatggcatttacaggtaaatggatggagttggagaatattatgctaagttaaGTAAGACAATACCCAAAAAACAaagtctgaatattttctctaataagtggatgctgatccatattggGAGTGtgtgggagggggcatgggaggaatggaggaactttgtatagggcaaaggggaggaagggggagagggcatgagggtaggaaagatggtagaatgagaaagACATCAttacctaggtacatgtatgaagacatgaaaggtgtgaaaatactttgtgtacaaccagagaaatgaaatattgtctgcatttgtgtactatgaatcaaaataaattctgctgtcatatataataaattagaacaaacaaataaataaattataaaaaaaatagatagactTCAATTAGTCTGATCCTGATGACTTTGTTCACCTGGAAGAACCCTTCCTGACAATAAATCCCTTTAATGTGCTTCCTTTTAAATAAAGCATTCCtggaatttctgtttgtttgtttgtttgtttttagaggaATCAGACCCATCAGGTCTGATCCACCCACCAGGCCCCTGCTTTTGAAGCTATTGTTAGTGtgttttgccttttatttcttattaattatttctGACTTTTGATTTCTCAGCCGGTTCACACCTGAGTTCAGTTTATGGATCCCTCCTTGTACAGGACATAGCAATAGAAAACgtttttaattcatgaaaaagAAGGAGATCTTTTTAAActcaaaacatttattgaactcaTATTGTGCAAACTGATAGAGacataatataaataattctcatttttattgctgaagaAGCTGCAGAAATATTGTGAGGCTCATATTTATCCCTGCTTGCCAAAATTAAACTAGCCTCTGTACTTTAATTTTCCTTGCTCCTCAAATTGACATTTAATCCCACAATAAAAGCCTGCCCAGTTGAATAGCAGCACACACCAGACATAGGAGAGCCCCTAAATTATTCCCTTACTCAGAGCTAGAAACATCCACTGGGGTTAATACAGGAGCGGTGAGGTTAGCAGCCTCTATTCACTGTAAAAAAAGCACAAGTTATTGTAGATATCCAACAAGTCACTGATTTGGTACTGATTTTACAAATCAATTAGACTCCCTGGCATCTGTCAGTCAGGGAAGAATGCTAGTTTTATGTAAACCAATTGGGAATGGTTTAAGAGACAAGGTTGAATGGTTAAAGGGCCACCTGAAATATGGAAAATGGATCAATTTACTATTCTTTTTAACAGGTTTATTATGCTTATTCTCATAATGTGCATAACTATGAGCATGACTAATAGCACTTAGATTTATTGGGCCCAGATTCCACAGCCAGCTATTTCTCACCCAGTAACATGGTTTGATATTCCCTCTTCAATCAATCTGAATTCCACCACTTTTGGCCTGATCTTTTGTTAACTACTGGGTCCACTCAATAAGTTTTgtttaattattctgttacatGGTTAGGGAATAAGTACAGGATTTAAGGTAGATTCAGAGACTTTAATGTCATTATAATATTACTCACTTTTGTGTTACTAGAGTTCCATACAATGATACTGAGATTCAATGGCACAGTGTACACAATCATCTAATGGGACTTGATCTTTCTCATACTGCTTCTTTGGGTGTGTTAAAACTGTAATCTCAGGTCCTGCCATGGTTAATGCCAAAACATCTACTTTTGATAATGAAGAATTTTGTGGCAGTTTAGCtgaaaaaatttcttctcttaaCCCTTTTAAGTATTATCCAACACATATAGCTGGATTAACTATCCTTAACTATACTGTTAATTTTATCTCTGTTCTTCTTTTGTGTAATTGGCTCAAGCAGGATGGAAACAATTAAACTACCAGAAAAATATGGTTCCAAGATCAATCATGCTTGCTATGCTCCAAAGGAACCAGACCCCTGAAATTATGGGAAGAACACCCCAAATCTGATTAGAccttaattaagaaaaatagaatccTCAGCTATACTACATGTCAAAATCATGTTTCTAGCACTAACAATTTAGTTAGTCTTTACCTTTTACACTAGCATTATTCTCCTAACACTGGTAAGCTACTTATTCTTCATTCTAGGTTACAATTGTCTCACCTAACCTAACAAACCAGTTAATCTTCACATATTATTGTAATATTGTTTTCTCCCTATTTTAGTTTTACAATAATGATCAGCTCAGCCACAGCTGCTGGAAAACATCTCAGAGCAACTCTCTTCCCTACCCACTGCCTGATCTTCTGGAacaacattaaaataattgataTCTCTTGCAATGGCTTTGGAACTTCCCCACATCCCCCTCTGCCTTACCCCCATATTTAATTTCAGGAATCTGAAAGAAAGACCCCCTCCTCACATTCCCTCCTCCCATAAGGAAGCAGCTAAAGACTTCCATGtccaatttcttccttcctttcagaGTCTGGAATGttagatatggaaaataaaagaccCCAAGATAGTGTGGTCTGTGGAAAAGGAATCAAAAAGAAAGCCATATATTGATAGCTTTCATCTCTTTCAAGGTAAATCCTTTTCAGATGCTGGCCACAAGTGGGGAGAAAATGTTTCATGAAACCTAGAGTGATATTCTCTGTgaaatgctaatctcttccaaGATAAATCCTCTCCAGGCCACTGATCCCCAACACCCAAACCCAAATTCCTGAGTGCCCAATTATTTGAAACTGATGGTCTCCTCAAAAAAATAGTGAGCTTTCTTTATCTTTCCGTCTGCTGCCTTTACCTATTGCTATTACCCGAcatcttgtttttatttggagatttgTAGCCTTAAATCCATGCAAGTAGGATCTATATTCACATTTATGATCACTCATTGGCACATCCTCTTTATAAGACTTCTTTGAACACTACATGGGCGTGATGTGGGGATCATGGAAAGCTGCGGAAAGTGCCAGGGACTCATTAGGATTGAAGGGAGAAAAATTAATGCTGGGAGCAGATAAACTTAACCTGGTAGATATTGTGATCTTGCTATAAAAAAGTGCCTTAAAATGGCTCCAAATTATATCCTTCTTATGGCATCAAAGGCCTCTGAGGACTGAAAGGATGTCAATATGTGAcgttgaaaaaaaattcatacgtTCACTTCTTTAAGACAGATGGGATCAAAGAAATCCAGTGAAAATAACTATTTGGTTAAAGGCAAAacttagaacaacaacaacaacaaaacacactaATACTTGCCCAGCTAGTTAACTAGAACTGCATTAGACTATAGCTCTTTTTGTTAGACTGAATGGTTCCTGATTTTGTGTTTGCGAGTCAATTTAAAGCAGTAATACTGCAACTGTAAGCATAACACACTCCATGTTGCCAATCCATGTCTCCTAACTTTATTCCCAAGAACCTGGCAAATACCATGTGCTTATAAGTTTTGCTAACATGACAGGATGGATCCCAGAACAAACAAAATCATCCTTCACTCCAAGTCCATTCACTataattttcattacattttctctGACTTTGAGAGTATacaaattttcaacattttaacCTGGCATTTCTTCTgatcctggggggaaaaaaatatatgttttagggTGGCTAGCTAATTCCCTCCCCATAAAGTCCTGCCTCAATTTCTAATATATATGAGAATATAATTTAAGTTAAAGCTAGTACATCTTActcaatgtctttaaaaatattaatttattttatatttatttcagatcATAGAGTCATAAAAATTCCTTTAGAATTCCAGATGTAATCAGTAAGGAGAGGGTAACATGGGTGATGTTTATTGAGGAGTTGTTGCATTTGTGTTCCCTGCCACAACCTCTGTGGCACTACTGTTTACCTCTgacaaaaacagatttttttcatttttttggttttattgagGTTTTCTCCCAAACAGCTTTTTGAATGCAGCTTTCACATCCTTGTTTCGCAAACTGTAGATCAAGGGGTTCAACATGGGGATGATGATGGTGTAGAACACAGAGGCCCACTTGTCTTGGTCCAGAGAGTAGCTGGATGTCGGCCTCAGATACATAAACATGACTGTGCCATAGAAGAGGGTGACACCAGTAAGGTGGGACCCACAGGTGGAGAAAGCCTTAAAGCGGCCTTCCGCGGAGCGCATTCTGATGATGGCCGTGAGGATGAAGGCATAGGAGATGACAATGATGAGGATGGTGCTGAACTCGATGAAGCCGCACAGACTGAACAGCAGTATCTCACTGACATAGGTGTCTGAGCAAGAGAGGGCCAGGAGCGGTGggatttcacagaagaaatggtTGATGGTGTTGGAACCGCAGTAATTGAGGCTGAATGTGAGTGAAGTGTGGGCTACTAAGCTCAGGAGTCCAGCCAGGTAAGAGCCCAGCATGAGAGCCCAGCAGACCCGCTTGGACATGAGAGTGCTGTAGTGGAGGGGTCGACAGATGGCCACAAAGCGATCGTAGGCCATGGCCGCCAGGACATAGCACTCGGCATCCACAAAACCTACAAAGAAAGCAAACTGTGTGGCACAACTGGAGAAGGAGATGACTTTGTGCTTTGTCAGGAAGTCAGCCAGCATCCTGGGGGCAATGGCTGTGGAGTAGCCCAGGTCAACAAAAGAGAGGTTGCAGAGGAAAATATACATGGGTGTGTGAAGCTGAGTGTCTGATATGATCAGAATAATCATACCAACATTCCCCACCACATTGACCAGGTAGACAATGAGAAAGACCACAAAGAAGATCATCTGCAGCTGAGGGTCTTGAGTGATGCCCATAAAGATGAACTCTGTCACTGTTGAGtggttttctttatccattgctCTGATTGTATGTGTATCCGGATTGGTTTATTGGTGAGTGTAGTAAATTTCCTGTCACTGGAAATATTCAAACCAAAGATAAGCAATCGTATGCTTGAGACATTATATGTATTTCTGTAATAAACACAGGCATTGTTTGAGGTGAATCTCAAAAACTCCTTCCACTAACTAGATTCCATGAATGGTGGGATGACTGAAGTGACTTGGGTGAAGGTGATGGTTCTGTCTTCTCCTGGTGTCCACACacgatgggaaaaaaaatgttagcttCTTGGGAATGGTGACTTCTGCTTCTCCAATGATCTTGGTGCTCTGAGGTCATTTATCCCTTGACACCAGATGTTTGATGTGGCCAAGGCAATTAGCCATCATCAGTTTCAAGTGTTCCTTCAGTCTTtctaaaacaaagcaaacataAATGTGGACAATACATGCACATTAATTCTCCTTGCAGATAAGGATAAAGAGGGAAATGGAAGACTCGGAGATCTCAAAGCATAACATCAGAAACACAGACAAGAAGGTGAAATACTTGGTGAAGAGGGTCAGGTAAAGATGATAAGGTGgtgaaaaagaatgatttttaaaattctaggacCTTCTGAGTATTCATTATAGGCCCAAACTTTACTGAGTGTTTTATAAGTGTGACATCATTTCATCCCGACAACTgttatataaaaagaacaaggcTATATATTAAACAATTTAAACAAAATCAACAGATTATAGCAGAACTGGGCCTGACTCCAGAGTCCATTATTACCTTCTGTGCATATGTGATTTTGTGAAAGGTAAATCTGTTTCTGTGTctgcatttccttttcttgtcctGTCTGTCATGCATGGGAACAAACTTCATcctttggttatttatttatttatttacttacttacttttagAAGTCCTCCAGGGTAAGGTATGGGACTTAATCAGGTGAAGACACAGCTGTGTCTCTGGATAATTCTATTGCTTAACCAATAGCCATGACACAACTGACCTCATAGTTAAGAGAGTAGGGCTGCCTTTCAGCGGAAATAGAGGAAGCATTGCTGAATTCAGAGGTCACACAGGAACACACATTTGTGAAGTTTTTCTCCAATTGGTTGGATGAGCATCTATTCAATTAAAACGTGAGGACAGTTGGCAgaaccaaaccaaccaaccagccacacaaacaaacaaaaaagacaaacataGATAATTTTAAAGTAAGTAGCACCTGTGAGTTATAAAGGGAGAAGACAGACTGCACTTTCTTTAATTGGTCTACTGttcaggaaagaagaggaagcagagaaggtGCAATGTGTCATGCATGGGCTACAGACATTCATGATGAATTATTCTAAATCCTGGGATTTATAAATGCTGAAAACTCTTAACCCTAGCTTTCACTCTCTTTACAGAATATAAGTAATCACATCAAAGGAAGAGAtctttcttcaccattttctatCCCATGTTGGCAGATACTTTCACAATTTCATATAAAATCAAACATGTCTAGGCCAACTTGATATTCAGTTGAAAAGAAAACCTGGAAACACCCTACATGCTCACTGATAGATGCTTGTGTTCATAAAATGGGACAAACTACTCAACAATTAAAAGGAACCATGTATTGATACATGTGTCATGGTGGATGAGTCTTAACATAATTAGGCtgagagaccaaaaaaaaaaaaaaacagaaataaagataaCACGATTCCATtcataaaaatctagaaaattcaAGAGAGTCGAtagtggcagaagaaagctgatCAGTGATTGTGTGGTTGTAGAGGTGTGTGAGAAGTATACGGGGGCAGGAAAGGAAAAGGCCCAAGAAAACTTTTGGTGTATGATGAATTTGTTTACAGTATTCTTTCTGAtgatattttacttattaatcCATGCACTAAAAcatagcatattttatttttcaatacattctatttattttgtcAGTCATACTTTGATACAGCTGGCTGAAAAGGTAGAGTACTTGTCCTACTCCAGCTCAACTCATTACTACTACATGTGAATACATACATTATTTCATAAGTTAGGTTCAATGCAAAACAGAAACATACGCTGAGGGGACTTTACATTGTGAGCTAGTTGTAGAGTCAGCAGAAAAGCAGTACATTTGGAGcaaatacattttagatttcTATGTATCACCTGAGTTtgcaaatttatataaaaagaataatataggAAGTGTCTGGAGACTCTAGTTTTAGTTCTACTTTTCAGTAATGGGTTTTGGTGAATTGCTGCATTAAATACAGATTGTGGATTTGTTAATTAGATTGGGTGGAGAACATCAATCACCCAAGACCCTCCAATTCTAGCATTCTGTGAATTCAGATTTATGAGATAACTGAAAACCAAACCCATGGCCTATGTCTCTTTCTGAAATCTTAAAATGGCAGGAACCTGGTGTCAAGTAGAACCTGTGCTCAGAGAAGCATCAGGCAGTGTAATATTGCATCCCAAATAGATCacatctctttcctcttctgtccCAACTGTGGTCTGACCTGTTTTCCACTTGTTGTTGGTGAGAGGATGAATGTCTCCTCTTCTTTGATGAGAAGCACTGAACAAATATTCTGAGAATAATCCAAAAATGGTGAATCACCCTAGCAGCTGGTTCAGCTTCCTACTCCTCCCATCCTTGATCATGAGTGCAGGGCATATTTATGTCTCTGAGTAACAGATCATTTCCCAGAAGAAATATGATGAAAGGATTGTCTACATTCACAGGGGACTCAAAGATCTGTTGAACTGTCATTCCCTAAGGAATCTCCCTCGTTTTTCCTTCAGTCTTAATGATAAACACAGGGATTCATTTTTCAAGACTCTTGAGTGACAATTGAATCTAAGAATTACCTGGGCTTTTTTCCAGCCTAAAGATGTCTACAGGGTGTGATTTTGGGAATGACTAAGGTCTCTCTGCTCATGCTAAAAGTCCTTTGAAAGAGGATGTCCTACAGTATGAAATTAACATATTACTATAATggtttgttaaagaaaaataactaaagatTGAATTCTACTTGGAATCAATAAGAGAAAGACACAAGAAATCTCTGGAAGGTATTGAATGTGTCCATTAACACTGTTGTGCTGATTATGCCATGGGGGTTTGCGTCTATCTAAGCCTATCAAATTGTACACACTGACTATGTGCAGTTCTTTGCAGTTTATTAATTATACATTGATACAAGTGTTCTAAAAATCACTTCAAGTAACACAAAGCCCAACAGAAGTTTTTTGGAAATCCCAACATTTACTATGATGAAAATGAAGGATACATCAAAAACCACTCCTTTAGAGTTCAGTATACCTGCCACTGTGGATATAGTCATGTGTCTTTGTTCACTTTCAGTGAAAgagttattttccattttctttccttttttacatGAAAGAAACTGGGTGCTTCCTTTGGCAAAAAGAACTTTAAGATCCCAGGTTGGAGCAGATTAAAGAGCttccttattttaattttccaattaaaaagcAATGCTTATTTTACTAAGTAACTAATTAGGCTCAActacacaatgaaaaaaaaaaggcagatgattgcacatatatgaaaaaaaaaactccataaaTGTAACTTAAAATTTCAGGCTGATGTAAGTTTACCCTAGAAGTACCCAAGGTAGTCTTGCAACATTCTAGCTCAGGATGTAAATTTCCAAAAGGATGAAAGTGCTTGGTAAAGCTCAAAACCATTTTCTCCCTCGAGTTACTTAGTAAATGCATCCACAACAAGTTTGTTTTATATAAACTTAATTCAACAATATTCCATGTTAATAGTTAGAATGTTTGTACATATAAAAGTAgctataaggggctggggatgtggctcaagcggtaacacactcGCCTGACATgagtgcagcctgggttcgatcctcagcaccacatacaaacaaagatgttgtgtccgctgagaactaaaacataaatactaaaaaattctctctctctttctctctctctctctctctaaaagtaGCTATAATGCTGATACTAGATAATTCTATCAACTGCAAATATAACTAGTGGGATATTTGACAATCTTCTTTTAAGTTCTAGGCACCTGATATCAAATAACTCTTCTCAACCAAGAGGAGATGTAGTGCACAAAGTGTGACTCCAGCCACTCTACTTCCCCCTCCTAAGACCTTTGATTCACTCTTTCTCCCAGCAACCAGCCTCTTCCAGACTCTAGCACATGCTGCTCCAGAGTTAGCCAGTTTTCCCCAGAGGAAATGAAATATGTTGTTAGTGATTGTAGTTTATGTGTTATTCATATGTAAATGAGAATTTAGTATCCTTTTTTGGTAATTTTGGGGCTGCAGCAACCAAAATATTTAGTGGTGCACATTCTGGAGTAAGGATAAACTGTGTCTGAATCTTAGCTCTGATCCAAATCAACTATTCGAACAAATTGCTTTTCTAAGTGCTGCTTGACTTACCTGGGATAGGAGTGAAGAGATGCCCGTGGTTAGGTGGACACTCAGCAAATAGCACATGTATAGTAAATGTTAGTAGTTTTTATCATTTGGCTCTCATTTCTCCTACTGATGACCGGGCAGAGGACTGGATGAACAAGTTCTCACCTTCATTAATAATTGATATGAATGCCTAAGCTCCTCTAGAGTGAAGATCACATCTTTATTAGTCAGCATTATCTCTGTTAGTTGTAAGTTCTTATTGTCTGGTCACTGGATTTAGGGCTCCatggtgtttattttattttattttttaaaatatttttagttgttgatggaactttatttatttgtatgtggtgctgagagtcgagcccagtgcctcacacatgctaggcaagcgcgctaccactgagccacaacctcatccactttattttgtttttattgatactTCTTATGTTATTCTACATAAGATTGGGATTCGTTTTGACATGATGATAAAGGTATAGAATATAATTTACTCCCTTTCAAGCCTCAg
This portion of the Ictidomys tridecemlineatus isolate mIctTri1 chromosome 4, mIctTri1.hap1, whole genome shotgun sequence genome encodes:
- the Or5ar1 gene encoding olfactory receptor 5AR1 yields the protein MDKENHSTVTEFIFMGITQDPQLQMIFFVVFLIVYLVNVVGNVGMIILIISDTQLHTPMYIFLCNLSFVDLGYSTAIAPRMLADFLTKHKVISFSSCATQFAFFVGFVDAECYVLAAMAYDRFVAICRPLHYSTLMSKRVCWALMLGSYLAGLLSLVAHTSLTFSLNYCGSNTINHFFCEIPPLLALSCSDTYVSEILLFSLCGFIEFSTILIIVISYAFILTAIIRMRSAEGRFKAFSTCGSHLTGVTLFYGTVMFMYLRPTSSYSLDQDKWASVFYTIIIPMLNPLIYSLRNKDVKAAFKKLFGRKPQ